DNA sequence from the Aquificaceae bacterium genome:
GTTTCACGAGAGAAGAGGACATAGAAAAGGCAGTAAGCCTTGGTGTTGACTATGTGGGCATAATACTCTATCCGAAAAGCCCGAGATATGTAAAACCTGAAAGATTTGAGCAACTCTTAAGAGCTGGAGACGGGGTTAAAAAGGTGGCAGTTATGGTAAACCCCTCGCCTGAGGAAGTAGAAAACGTCCTTCAGGTTGGCTTTGACCTTGTGCAACTCCACGGGGAGGAGAGTCTGGACTTTGCAAGAAGGCTTGGCATGGAAAGGGTGATAAAGGCTTTTGGAAGCTGTCCTGGGCTTGAAGTTCATGAGGATTGGAAAAAAGCACATGCGGTGCTAATTGACGCATGCTCAGGAGAAGCGTATGGTGGAACAGGTCTAAAGTCAGACTGGAAAGTGGCAAAGGAGCTCATGGGTAGAGGCTTCAGAGTTTTTCTGGCGGGTGGGCTGACTCCTGAAAGTGTGAAACAGGCTATCAGAGTGGTAAGGCCCTACGCCGTTGATGTGTCTTCCGGCATAGAGGTAAGCCCTGGCATAAAAGACCACAGAAAGATGGAGGAGTTTGTCCATGCAGTTAAGAACGCATCAGAAGATTGATACCTCTCTCAGTGGTGAGGTGGTTGAGCTTTCTGAAGGCTACGCAAGGGTCAGGCTGAGGACTGACAGCAGGATGACTGCAGATGAGACAGGGCTTGTCCATGGTGGTTTTATCTTCTCTCTTGCAGACTTCTGTGCCATGGCAACGGTAAACGAGCCCACCGTGGTGCTGGCACAGGCGAGCATAAAGTTTATAAAGCCTGTAAAAGTGGGGGATGAGCTTATGGCAGAGGGCAGGCTTGCCAGCTCAGAGGGTAGAAAGAGATGGGTTCATGTAGAAGTTAAAAGAGGAGAAGAGAGGGTGGCAGAGGGGGAATTCCTCTGCGTGGTGCCAGAAAGACACGTGCTATCTCAGTAAGCAAAAACACCCATCTCCCTTGCAAGCTCCTTTAGCCTTTCAATTCTCTTTTCTGTGGACGGGTGTGTGGAAAAGAGCTCCCATATGCCCTGTCCTGAAAGTGGGTTTTCAATAAAGAGGTGTGCAGTGCCCTGGTTGACCTCAGCCGGTATCTGATGCACATAGTTGTGAATCTTTTCAAGGGCACTTGCCAGAGCAAGAGGGTCTCCTGATATTCTTGCACCTGTCTCATCTGCCATGTATTCTCTTGAGCGGGATATGGCCATCTGTATTATGGTGGCGATTATGGGCGTTATGATTATCATGGCAATGCTGGCTATGATAGAGAGGGGGTTGTTGTTTTCTCCATCCCTTGAGTGTCCGAATATGAGAGCCCACTGAAGCATGTTCACCAGGTAGGATATGGCTCCAGCTATAGTGGCAGCCATGGTGGCAACAAGCACGTCCCTGTTCTTTATGTGTCCCAGCTCGTGGGCAAGCACACCTCTTAGCTCTCTCTCGTTGAGAAGTCTCAGTATTCCAGAGGTTACTGCAACTGCACCGTTTGATGGACCCCTTCCGGTGGCAAAGGCATTAGGCTGTTCCATGGGAACAAGGTAGATTCTGGGCTTTGGCATGTTTGCCCTCTGGGCGAGCTCTTCCACCATCCTGTGAAGCCATGGAGCTTCTTCGTAAGGAATTTCCCTTGCTCCATACATCTTGAGCACAATCTTGTCGGAAAACCAGTAGGCAAGAAAATTCATTATTCCCGCCAATATGAGAGCTATGGTCATTCCAGCCTTACCACCTATAAGATTGCCCACAAAGAGGAAAAGACCTGTCAAAAGCCCTAACAGTATCACGCTCCTTATTGCGTAGCCCATTTCCCTATTCCTCTTCCAGACCATCCCTGTGAAGACAGTCTGGGCTGGGGTATTTGTATTCCGCCTTTTATGGCATGGACTGCCCCAGCTGGCGGTTTTAGTCCACGCCCTGGATGCTTATATAAGAAGATACAGAAAGCAAGGCAAAGTGTCAACTCTCAATGACATGACTCAGAGTTGATTTTGATGAGGAGGGGCTTATATTTATCACCAAAGCATATTGCAATGACAGAAAGAGTAGAGGAAAGGCTGGACCTTGGAAGCTTTGATGAGAAGTTCTATGCTATAGTTGGCAGGGGGGATGAGAACCTCAAGTATTTTTCACAGCTCTTTGATGTGAAAATATCCGCAAGGGGAACGGAGATACTCATAAGAGGTGAGGAGGACAGAGTAAGGGCTGTCTATGAGTTTTTGAAAGATATCATAAAAGAGCTGAGAACATCTACCCTGACCCCTCAGGAGATAAAGGAAAGAGCCAGAAACTATGTTCAGTCAAGAGTTGAAAGAGAAGATGGTCCAAGAGAAGAGGTCATACTCATAACCCACAGAAAAAAGGCCATACTTCCCAAAACTCATACACAGAGCATATACGTAGATGCCATAAAAAACAACGACATAGTCTTTGGAATCGGTCCTGCTGGAACAGGTAAAACCTATCTTGCCATGGCTATGGCACTTGCGCACCTCAAGGCCAACAGGGTAAATAAGATAATACTAACCAGACCTGCAGTGGAGGCAGGCGAAAAACTGGGCTTTCTGCCCGGTGGAATTGCGGAGAAGGTGGACCCATACCTCAGACCGCTTTATGATGCCCTTTACGATATGGTGGACTATGATAAAGCAAGCTACATGCTTGAAAGGAACATAATAGAGATAGCACCCCTTGCCTTTATGAGGGGAAGAACTCTAAACGACGCCTTTATAATACTTGACGAGGCTCAGAACTCTACCAAAGAGCAGATGAAGATGTTCCTCACACGCATAGGTTTTGGCTCAAAGGTGGTAATAACGGGCGATATAACACAGATAGACCTGCCAAGGAGAGAACAATCGGGTCTTGTGGAAGCAGTAAGGGTCCTGCAGGGAATTGAAGGCATCGGGTTTGTATGGTTTAAGGATGAGGATGTGGTAAGACATCCCATAGTGGCAAGGATAATAAAGGCCTATGAAGAATTTGAAAGGGCAAAGGAAGAACAGAGTTCTGGTAAGGAAGGAGAAGGGAAAGGTTAAAACCCAATGGGTGAGGGAAATCCTCAGCAGGCTCCTGCAAGCACATGGCTTAAAAAACACAGAGATAAGCGTATACCTGACCGGTGACCAGACCATAAGGCTTTTAAACAGAGACTTCAGGGGCAGAGACAAGCCAACGGATGTGCTCTCTTTCATTTACGATGAGCCTGTGGGAAGATACAGGCTTCTGGGCGAGATTGTCATATCTCTGGATACAGCACAGAAACAGGCAGAGGAGCTTGGACACAGCCTTGAGGAGGAAATAAAGAGGCTTCTTGTTCATGGCTTCGTGCACCTTCTGGGCTATGACCACGAGCTGGGGGAGGAGGAAGAGAGGAAGTTCACAGAAATGGAAGAAAAACTCAGAGCCCTGCTCTGATGCCCTACTATACTGAACTGAGCTTGCAGATTTTCCAGAAGGTGTTAAAATATCTTAAGGAGTATTCAGAGCCGGTGGCTCTTGACATCTTGGCAACTGAATAGGGCGTTGAGCTTTTAGGAAAGCCCGAGGGCTTGTTTTAGTTGTTATCACTTGCAAATGATACTCGTGTCAACAATTTTTGCAAAGGGCGGAGTTTTTGAGATTTTACCCCTTTTTTCGTAGCCGTTGTTTGGCAAGGCTTATAAAAAACTTGAGATTTACTTCTCTGTTGCGTGCGTAGAAACAAGTATTCATGCGTGTTTGCTATCTTTTGATTGATACTCAGGCTCCGGAGGGCTATTTATGATTTATATCATGTCAAAAGTCAAAAATGAGCCTATTCTAATCCTTGATTTTCAGGAACCTGCGGAGAAGGGTTGCATTTTTATCTGACCCTCGGGGAGTTGCAACAGGAAAAAGGCAAATTCGTCCACCTCCCACCAGAGTATGTTGCATTTTTATCTGACCCTCGGGGAGTTGCAACCCAACGAGTGGCAATTTAGAAGAACTTCCAAGTCCTCTGTTGCACTTTTATCTGACCCTCGGGGAGTTATATAATCTCCACATGCCCAACTATGTTTTGCTTCTGTCCTTTGTTGGCACTCGTTTTCATGGCTGGCAGGTTCAACCGGATCTGAGAACAGTGCAGGGAGTTCTCAAAGAAGGCGTTGAGAGGATTTTTCAACAAACTGTCAAAGTAACTGGCTGCTGCAGGACTGACGCCGGTGTGCATGCCCTTGAGTATGTGGCAAACTTTCAGGCAGAGCGTTTCATAGAGCCCGAAACTCTTCTAAAAGCCCTGAATTCTCTTCTGCCTGAGGATATGGGTTTAAGGAAGGTCTGGATACAGGAGGGGTTCAATGCCCGCTACGGCGTGAAGGGTAAGATTTACCTCTACAGGATACTGAACACGCATGCAAGAGACCCCTTTTTAGAGCCCTTTTGCTGGAGGATTCCCCACAGGCTTGACTATGACAGAATGCTCTCTGCGGTTGAGCTTTTTATAGGCAGGCACGATTTTTCTAGCTTTGCGAAACTGGATGAGGAAGAAAAGAACACCCTTATTGAGATAGAGGAGCTGAGCCTGCGAAAGGTGGATGAGTTAATTGAGTTCAGAGTTAGGGCGAAGAGCTTTTTGAGATACATGGTAAGGCGAATGGTGGGAAGCCTTGTGTATATGGGGCTCGGGAAGCTATCACATGAGGATATAAAAAATTACCTTGATGGCAGGGGCAGATGCCCCTACACAGCAAAGGCAAAGGGTCTTACTCTTGAAAGGGTTATACTTTAAGGACACTTACCGGCATCATGGGGTGGGTTGTCCACCATATCAAGGAAGGCTTCAAAGGGTCCCATGTTTTTCATGGCAACCCCCTTCGGTCCCTCAAACTTAAGCCTTCCCAACATCATTGCCTTCATAGGTCCGTATTCTTTCTTACCCATCTCTAACCATCTTCTGGTCTCCGCATACATGAGAAAGTCGTCTTTACCCCTTTTATCCTTTGCAGGACCCCCATAAACGCAAATGGCCTTTCCTCCTTCGTTCTTTATAGTGAGCTGTATCTGTTTGGTATCTCCACAGTCCTCCCTGTAGAGGAAGAGCTTCCTTTCGGGAACCGCAACCCAGCTTTCACTCTTTCCAAGCTGCTCTGATAGCTGTGGAGTTTTATTCCATGCTTCACAGAGGGCTTTTGCATACTCTCCATCCATAAAAACGGGCATTGACATAGCCATTCCGCCAACACTCAACAGCAACAGATAAAGCTTTCTCATTCTATAACCTCCCGACTGGGTTTATTTTTTAAAGCATACCACTGGTTTTTCAGATTTTCCATTAGAGTTTATTATTCTTCAATAAAACATATGAATGTGTTTATATGTTTATTCAACTATTTCTGTGCCTATGCCTTCCTGAGTGAAGACTTCCAGAAGTATGGAGTGAGGGGTCCTTCCATCAATTATGTGGACTTTTTTAACTCCAGACTGTAATGCCCTTATGGCACTCCTTATCTTTGGGAGCATCCCTCCCTTTATAACCCCCTGCTGAATAAGCTCATGCACTCTATCCCTGCTGAGGGTTGGTATAAGCCTGCCCTGGGCGTCCTTCACGCCCTCCGTATCTGTCAGAAAGATGAGTTTTTCCGCCATGAGAGACCCGGCAACCTCTGAAGCCACCACATCGGCGTTAATGTTGTAGGCCTCCCCCCTCTCACCAACACCCACGGGAGCTATTATGGGTATGTAGCCCTTTTCCATAAGAACCTGAAGCAGGTCTGTATTTACGCCCACCACCTCACCCACAAAGCCTATGTCCTCTTCCGGAACATCAAGTCCCAGCTCTCTGAAGTATCTTTCTTTATCCAGTTTCTTTGC
Encoded proteins:
- the ybeY gene encoding rRNA maturation RNase YbeY; translation: MREILSRLLQAHGLKNTEISVYLTGDQTIRLLNRDFRGRDKPTDVLSFIYDEPVGRYRLLGEIVISLDTAQKQAEELGHSLEEEIKRLLVHGFVHLLGYDHELGEEEERKFTEMEEKLRALL
- a CDS encoding phosphoribosylanthranilate isomerase — protein: MVKIKLCGFTREEDIEKAVSLGVDYVGIILYPKSPRYVKPERFEQLLRAGDGVKKVAVMVNPSPEEVENVLQVGFDLVQLHGEESLDFARRLGMERVIKAFGSCPGLEVHEDWKKAHAVLIDACSGEAYGGTGLKSDWKVAKELMGRGFRVFLAGGLTPESVKQAIRVVRPYAVDVSSGIEVSPGIKDHRKMEEFVHAVKNASED
- a CDS encoding PhoH family protein, producing MTERVEERLDLGSFDEKFYAIVGRGDENLKYFSQLFDVKISARGTEILIRGEEDRVRAVYEFLKDIIKELRTSTLTPQEIKERARNYVQSRVEREDGPREEVILITHRKKAILPKTHTQSIYVDAIKNNDIVFGIGPAGTGKTYLAMAMALAHLKANRVNKIILTRPAVEAGEKLGFLPGGIAEKVDPYLRPLYDALYDMVDYDKASYMLERNIIEIAPLAFMRGRTLNDAFIILDEAQNSTKEQMKMFLTRIGFGSKVVITGDITQIDLPRREQSGLVEAVRVLQGIEGIGFVWFKDEDVVRHPIVARIIKAYEEFERAKEEQSSGKEGEGKG
- the truA gene encoding tRNA pseudouridine(38-40) synthase TruA, which codes for MPNYVLLLSFVGTRFHGWQVQPDLRTVQGVLKEGVERIFQQTVKVTGCCRTDAGVHALEYVANFQAERFIEPETLLKALNSLLPEDMGLRKVWIQEGFNARYGVKGKIYLYRILNTHARDPFLEPFCWRIPHRLDYDRMLSAVELFIGRHDFSSFAKLDEEEKNTLIEIEELSLRKVDELIEFRVRAKSFLRYMVRRMVGSLVYMGLGKLSHEDIKNYLDGRGRCPYTAKAKGLTLERVIL
- a CDS encoding PaaI family thioesterase; translated protein: MQLRTHQKIDTSLSGEVVELSEGYARVRLRTDSRMTADETGLVHGGFIFSLADFCAMATVNEPTVVLAQASIKFIKPVKVGDELMAEGRLASSEGRKRWVHVEVKRGEERVAEGEFLCVVPERHVLSQ
- the htpX gene encoding zinc metalloprotease HtpX, giving the protein MGYAIRSVILLGLLTGLFLFVGNLIGGKAGMTIALILAGIMNFLAYWFSDKIVLKMYGAREIPYEEAPWLHRMVEELAQRANMPKPRIYLVPMEQPNAFATGRGPSNGAVAVTSGILRLLNERELRGVLAHELGHIKNRDVLVATMAATIAGAISYLVNMLQWALIFGHSRDGENNNPLSIIASIAMIIITPIIATIIQMAISRSREYMADETGARISGDPLALASALEKIHNYVHQIPAEVNQGTAHLFIENPLSGQGIWELFSTHPSTEKRIERLKELAREMGVFAY
- the argB gene encoding acetylglutamate kinase, whose protein sequence is MEKLVEKAKILQSALPYIREFYGKTFVIKYGGSAMTEEGLRESFARDVVLLRYVGIRVVVVHGGGPQISHTLEKFGVKPHFVGGMRRTDEETMHVVEMVLSGDINKDIVALINTHSGQNIYAVGLSGRDGQLIRAKKLDKERYFRELGLDVPEEDIGFVGEVVGVNTDLLQVLMEKGYIPIIAPVGVGERGEAYNINADVVASEVAGSLMAEKLIFLTDTEGVKDAQGRLIPTLSRDRVHELIQQGVIKGGMLPKIRSAIRALQSGVKKVHIIDGRTPHSILLEVFTQEGIGTEIVE
- a CDS encoding SCP2 sterol-binding domain-containing protein — translated: MRKLYLLLLSVGGMAMSMPVFMDGEYAKALCEAWNKTPQLSEQLGKSESWVAVPERKLFLYREDCGDTKQIQLTIKNEGGKAICVYGGPAKDKRGKDDFLMYAETRRWLEMGKKEYGPMKAMMLGRLKFEGPKGVAMKNMGPFEAFLDMVDNPPHDAGKCP